In Tsuneonella amylolytica, one genomic interval encodes:
- a CDS encoding AMP-dependent synthetase/ligase produces MQLSDIDSANNLVELFLKRADARQSRPFLGAKKGGTWQTESWSEVAGKVCLLAEALRSLGLEDGDRVALVSENRPEWCIADLAIMAAGCITVPAYVTNTERDHQHILDNSGARAVIVSNEKLSRPLIPAMMRTGIAEHVVAIDGIRQYQGGQIACHMWDRLLEGHPAAARKAVEARIGRIGRGDTACIIYTSGTGGAPRGVLQHHGAILCNVAGAGAILQEDFGLEDDERFLSFLPLSHAYEHTGGQYLPIACGAEIYYSEGLEKLASNIEETRPTIMVVVPRLFEVLRTRIMKTVEKQGKVPNYLMTRALEIAGHPKKRLRDRPMDLVVDRLLRPKIRARFGGRVKAMVSGGAPLNPEVGNFFDAMGLTVLQGYGQTEAGPVISCNRPRAGIKMDTVGPPMRGVEIRIAEDGEILCRGELVMHGYWRNQAETDRALKDGWLHTGDIGHLDDRGRIVITDRKKDMIVNDKGDNVAPQKVEGMLTLQPEIAQAMVSGDKRPYLVGLIVPDADWMVEWCQANGKKFDCRNLADLPEFRSAVRAAVDRTNQDLSVIEKVRQFALADEPFSTDNEELTPSLKIRRHKIRERYGARLDSLYKG; encoded by the coding sequence TTGCAGTTGAGCGATATCGATTCCGCCAACAATCTGGTCGAACTCTTCCTGAAACGCGCCGACGCGCGGCAGTCGCGGCCGTTCCTGGGCGCGAAGAAGGGCGGCACCTGGCAGACCGAGAGCTGGAGCGAGGTCGCAGGCAAGGTGTGCCTGCTGGCCGAAGCGTTGCGCAGCTTGGGCCTCGAGGATGGCGACCGGGTGGCGCTGGTCAGCGAGAACCGGCCCGAATGGTGCATCGCCGACCTCGCCATCATGGCGGCGGGCTGCATCACGGTGCCGGCCTACGTCACCAATACCGAACGCGACCACCAGCACATCCTCGACAATTCGGGCGCGCGGGCGGTGATCGTCTCCAACGAGAAGCTGTCGCGCCCGCTGATCCCGGCGATGATGCGCACCGGCATCGCCGAACACGTCGTCGCCATCGACGGCATCCGCCAGTACCAGGGCGGGCAGATCGCCTGCCACATGTGGGACAGGCTGCTGGAAGGCCACCCGGCTGCGGCGCGCAAAGCGGTCGAGGCGCGCATCGGACGGATCGGGCGCGGCGACACCGCCTGCATCATCTACACCAGCGGCACCGGCGGCGCGCCGCGCGGGGTGTTGCAGCACCACGGCGCGATCCTGTGCAACGTGGCCGGCGCAGGCGCGATCCTGCAGGAGGACTTCGGCCTCGAAGACGACGAGCGGTTTCTCTCGTTCCTGCCGCTCAGCCACGCCTACGAGCATACCGGCGGCCAGTACCTGCCGATCGCCTGCGGGGCGGAAATCTACTATTCCGAAGGGCTGGAGAAGCTCGCCAGCAACATCGAGGAAACGCGGCCCACGATCATGGTCGTCGTCCCGCGTCTGTTCGAGGTGCTGCGCACGCGGATCATGAAAACGGTCGAAAAGCAGGGCAAGGTGCCGAATTACCTGATGACCCGCGCGCTCGAGATTGCCGGGCATCCGAAGAAGCGCCTGCGCGACCGGCCGATGGACCTCGTCGTCGACCGGCTGCTTCGCCCGAAGATCCGCGCGCGCTTCGGCGGCCGGGTGAAGGCGATGGTCTCGGGCGGCGCGCCGCTCAATCCAGAGGTCGGCAACTTCTTCGACGCGATGGGGCTGACGGTGCTGCAGGGCTACGGCCAGACCGAGGCGGGGCCGGTGATTTCGTGCAACCGGCCGCGCGCGGGCATCAAGATGGATACCGTCGGGCCGCCGATGCGCGGGGTGGAAATCCGCATCGCCGAGGATGGCGAGATCCTCTGCCGCGGCGAACTCGTGATGCACGGGTACTGGCGCAACCAGGCCGAAACCGACCGGGCGTTGAAGGACGGCTGGCTGCACACCGGCGATATCGGCCACCTCGACGATCGGGGGCGGATCGTCATCACCGACCGCAAGAAGGACATGATCGTCAACGACAAGGGCGACAACGTCGCGCCGCAGAAGGTCGAGGGGATGCTGACCCTGCAGCCGGAAATCGCGCAGGCGATGGTGAGCGGCGACAAGCGGCCCTACCTTGTCGGGCTGATCGTGCCCGATGCCGACTGGATGGTCGAATGGTGCCAGGCCAACGGCAAGAAGTTCGACTGCAGGAACCTCGCCGACCTGCCCGAATTCCGCTCCGCCGTGCGCGCCGCGGTCGACCGGACGAATCAGGATCTGTCGGTGATCGAGAAGGTCCGCCAGTTCGCCCTCGCCGACGAACCGTTCAGCACCGACAACGAGGAACTGACCCCCAGCCTCAAGATCCGGCGGCACAAGATCCGCGAACGCTACGGCGCGCGACTGGACTCGCTGTACAAGGGCTAG
- the rplM gene encoding 50S ribosomal protein L13, protein MKALHKSTRSIKPAEVEKKWHLIDADGLVVGRLAAIVANILRGKHKPSYTPHVDCGDHVVVINANKVVFTGKKLSDKKYYKHTGYAGGIKETTPAKILEGRFPERVLEKAVERMIPRGPLGRQQMKALHLYAGTEHPHGGTQPETLDVASMNRKNKVTA, encoded by the coding sequence ATGAAGGCGCTCCACAAGAGCACACGGTCGATTAAGCCGGCCGAGGTCGAAAAGAAGTGGCACCTGATCGATGCCGACGGCCTCGTCGTCGGCCGGCTCGCCGCGATCGTCGCCAACATCCTGCGCGGCAAGCACAAGCCCAGCTACACCCCGCACGTCGATTGCGGCGATCACGTCGTCGTGATCAACGCCAACAAGGTGGTGTTCACCGGCAAGAAGCTGTCGGACAAGAAGTATTACAAGCACACCGGTTACGCCGGCGGCATCAAGGAAACGACGCCCGCGAAAATCCTCGAGGGTCGCTTCCCCGAGCGCGTGCTGGAGAAGGCGGTCGAGCGCATGATCCCGCGCGGCCCCCTTGGCCGCCAGCAGATGAAGGCGCTGCACCTCTACGCCGGGACCGAGCACCCGCACGGCGGCACCCAGCCCGAGACGCTCGACGTCGCTTCGATGAACCGCAAGAACAAGGTCACCGCATGA
- the thiS gene encoding sulfur carrier protein ThiS: protein MPAALTLTVNGESRRTASATVADLVREIGLDPAKVAVEHNGEIAPRSTLDSAALADGDRLEIVHFVGGGDHSAPDASDDCWEVAGHRFTSRLIVGTGKYRDFAQNAAALEASGAEIVTVAVRRVNISDPSQPVLMDYIDPKKVTYLPNTAGCFTADEAIRTLRLAREAGGWDLVKLEVLGEARTLYPDMRETLKACEVLSNEGFKPMVYCTDDPIAAQQLEQAGAVAVMPLGAPIGSGLGIQNRVTIRLIVEGAKVPVLVDAGVGTASDAAVAMELGCTGVLMNTAIAEAKDPIRMARAMKLAVEAGRNAYLAGRMGTRKYADPSSPLAGLI, encoded by the coding sequence ATGCCTGCAGCACTGACCCTCACCGTTAACGGCGAAAGCCGCCGCACCGCTTCCGCCACGGTTGCCGACCTCGTCCGCGAGATCGGGCTCGACCCGGCCAAGGTCGCGGTGGAGCACAACGGCGAGATCGCCCCCCGCTCCACCCTGGACAGCGCCGCGCTGGCTGACGGCGACAGGCTGGAGATCGTTCATTTCGTGGGCGGGGGCGACCATTCCGCACCCGATGCTTCCGACGATTGCTGGGAAGTCGCCGGGCACCGGTTCACCAGCCGCCTGATCGTCGGCACCGGCAAGTACCGCGATTTCGCGCAGAACGCCGCCGCGCTCGAAGCCTCGGGCGCCGAAATCGTCACCGTCGCGGTGCGGCGGGTGAACATCTCGGACCCAAGCCAGCCGGTCCTGATGGACTACATCGACCCGAAAAAGGTCACATACCTGCCCAACACCGCCGGGTGCTTCACCGCCGATGAGGCGATCCGCACGCTGCGGCTGGCGCGCGAGGCGGGGGGCTGGGACCTCGTGAAGCTGGAAGTGCTGGGCGAGGCACGCACGCTCTATCCGGACATGCGCGAAACGCTGAAGGCATGCGAGGTGCTCAGCAACGAAGGCTTCAAGCCGATGGTCTACTGCACCGACGATCCGATCGCGGCGCAGCAGCTCGAACAGGCGGGGGCGGTCGCGGTCATGCCGCTCGGCGCGCCGATCGGCAGCGGCCTCGGCATCCAGAACCGCGTCACCATCCGGCTGATCGTGGAAGGCGCGAAAGTGCCGGTGCTGGTCGATGCCGGCGTCGGCACCGCGAGCGACGCGGCAGTGGCGATGGAGCTCGGCTGCACCGGCGTGCTGATGAACACCGCCATCGCCGAAGCGAAGGACCCGATCCGAATGGCGCGCGCCATGAAGCTGGCGGTGGAGGCCGGGCGCAACGCCTACCTCGCCGGGCGCATGGGCACGCGAAAGTACGCCGATCCCAGCAGCCCGCTGGCGGGATTGATCTGA
- a CDS encoding COX15/CtaA family protein gives MERSDISANARALARWILVVALLVVCIVAVGGITRLTESGVSITEWKPVTGTIPPLTDAAWQAEYAAYRATPQYQEINGPAGMTLETYKFIYFWEWIHRLLGRVIGLALVAVTAVFWIRGRIPAGYKPRLLALVGLVGLQGAIGWWMVQSGIATDVKVSHFRLAAHLLTALLTLGGLVWTALDLLALAKDPAARPARVTGFGAAVLGVLAVQLLLGAWVAGMRAGVVAGGGWFNWDAWPLMQGSLFPEGVDWAAGAPRAMTSDPFLVHFLHRWWAWVLVAILIVLARRIRASERRASVAVHAAFGTQIFLGIATVWSGVALWLAVLHQLVGALLVAATAWGIHVLGRRG, from the coding sequence ATGGAACGGTCGGACATTTCGGCGAACGCGCGCGCTCTGGCGCGCTGGATCCTGGTGGTGGCGCTGCTGGTGGTATGCATCGTCGCCGTGGGGGGGATCACCCGCCTCACCGAAAGCGGGGTTTCGATCACCGAATGGAAACCGGTAACGGGGACGATACCCCCGCTGACGGACGCGGCCTGGCAGGCCGAATACGCCGCCTACCGCGCGACGCCGCAGTACCAGGAGATCAACGGTCCGGCGGGCATGACGCTCGAGACCTACAAGTTCATCTACTTCTGGGAATGGATTCACCGCCTGCTCGGGCGCGTGATCGGCCTCGCGTTGGTCGCGGTGACGGCGGTCTTCTGGATTCGCGGGCGCATCCCGGCAGGCTACAAGCCGCGTCTGCTCGCGCTCGTCGGACTGGTGGGGCTGCAGGGGGCGATCGGCTGGTGGATGGTGCAGTCGGGCATCGCGACCGACGTGAAGGTCAGCCATTTCCGCCTCGCGGCGCACCTCCTCACCGCGCTGCTCACGCTGGGCGGCCTCGTGTGGACCGCGCTCGATCTGCTGGCGCTGGCGAAGGACCCGGCCGCGCGGCCCGCGCGGGTGACGGGCTTCGGCGCGGCGGTGCTCGGCGTGCTGGCGGTGCAACTGCTGCTGGGCGCCTGGGTCGCGGGCATGCGCGCCGGTGTCGTCGCCGGGGGCGGATGGTTCAATTGGGATGCCTGGCCGCTGATGCAGGGCTCGCTGTTTCCCGAAGGCGTCGACTGGGCCGCGGGCGCGCCGCGGGCCATGACCTCGGACCCGTTTCTCGTCCACTTCCTGCACCGGTGGTGGGCGTGGGTGCTGGTGGCGATTCTCATCGTGCTTGCACGCCGGATACGCGCGTCGGAGCGGCGGGCATCGGTGGCGGTCCACGCGGCGTTCGGCACGCAGATCTTCCTCGGCATCGCCACGGTCTGGAGCGGAGTGGCGCTGTGGCTGGCGGTGCTCCACCAACTCGTCGGCGCGTTGCTTGTGGCGGCGACCGCATGGGGCATCCACGTGCTCGGGCGGCGGGGATAG
- a CDS encoding metallophosphoesterase family protein — MTDSTLLFHLSDIHFGLEHNRALDWVAGEIASRKPAAVLITGDLTMRARQREFDAARDWILSLPAPVTVEVGNHDLPYFNPIERFFDPYKRFRGMESVVEKELDLPGIAVVPLKTAARMQPRLDWSKGWVSDAALAKCLSAIDALPAGKKVLVTAHHPLVEVGTKGTALTHGGTRALAELAKRNVAAVLTGHVHDPFDLRQDTANGPVRMIGAGTLSQRIRSTPQSFNELRFEPDGSLHAEARNLQDVPTEAMKIDDVPEDAMPPRQPGEPVAPVNAVPRVDPPVH; from the coding sequence ATGACCGATAGTACGCTGCTGTTCCACCTGTCCGATATCCACTTCGGCCTCGAACACAACCGCGCACTCGATTGGGTCGCCGGCGAGATTGCCTCGCGCAAACCCGCTGCGGTTCTCATCACCGGCGACTTGACGATGCGCGCCCGCCAGCGCGAATTCGATGCCGCGCGCGACTGGATCCTGTCGCTGCCCGCCCCGGTGACGGTGGAAGTCGGCAATCACGACCTGCCATATTTCAATCCGATCGAACGGTTCTTCGACCCCTACAAGCGCTTCCGCGGCATGGAATCGGTGGTGGAAAAGGAACTCGACCTGCCCGGCATCGCGGTCGTCCCGCTAAAAACCGCGGCGCGCATGCAGCCGCGGCTCGACTGGTCGAAGGGCTGGGTCAGCGATGCTGCCCTTGCGAAATGCCTGTCCGCGATCGACGCCTTGCCGGCGGGCAAGAAAGTGCTCGTCACCGCGCATCACCCGCTGGTCGAAGTTGGGACCAAGGGTACGGCACTGACCCATGGCGGGACCAGGGCTCTGGCCGAGCTGGCGAAGCGCAACGTTGCCGCGGTTTTGACCGGCCACGTCCACGATCCGTTCGATCTGCGACAGGATACCGCGAACGGTCCGGTCCGGATGATCGGGGCGGGTACGCTGTCGCAGCGAATCAGGTCCACGCCGCAAAGCTTCAACGAACTGCGGTTCGAACCAGACGGGTCGCTGCATGCCGAAGCACGCAACCTGCAGGACGTGCCGACCGAAGCGATGAAGATCGACGACGTGCCGGAGGACGCGATGCCGCCCCGCCAGCCAGGCGAACCGGTCGCGCCGGTGAATGCGGTGCCGCGGGTCGATCCGCCGGTTCACTGA
- the rpsI gene encoding 30S ribosomal protein S9 produces MADETNTVSDLADLKDIAGNAPAADGAEGTDTPVQVSNTPLREQELDKQGRAYATGRRKDATARVWLKPGTGKITVNGRDQEVYFARPTLRLVIDQPFTITDRQGQYDVVATVKGGGLSGQAGAVKHGISQALSKYEPALRGTVKAAGFLTRDSRVVERKKYGRAKARRSFQFSKR; encoded by the coding sequence ATGGCTGACGAAACGAACACCGTGTCCGACCTCGCGGACCTCAAGGACATCGCCGGCAACGCCCCCGCGGCCGACGGCGCCGAAGGGACCGACACCCCGGTCCAGGTCAGCAACACCCCCCTGCGCGAGCAGGAGCTCGACAAGCAGGGCCGCGCCTACGCCACCGGCCGCCGCAAGGACGCCACCGCGCGCGTCTGGCTGAAGCCCGGCACCGGCAAGATCACCGTCAACGGCCGCGATCAGGAAGTCTACTTCGCGCGTCCGACGCTGCGCCTCGTCATCGACCAGCCGTTCACGATCACCGATCGCCAGGGCCAGTACGACGTCGTCGCCACCGTCAAGGGCGGCGGCCTTTCGGGCCAGGCCGGTGCAGTCAAGCACGGCATCAGTCAGGCCCTGTCGAAGTACGAGCCCGCGCTGCGCGGCACAGTCAAGGCCGCCGGCTTCCTCACCCGCGACAGCCGCGTGGTCGAGCGCAAGAAGTACGGCCGCGCCAAGGCTCGCCGCAGCTTCCAGTTCAGCAAGCGCTGA
- a CDS encoding quinone-dependent dihydroorotate dehydrogenase, translating into MLYRLAAPALFAIDPERAHRMTIAALRFAPALPPAAPGPLRTEVAGIAFPNPVGLAAGFDKNAEVPDAMLGLGFGFVECGSITPRPQAGNPKPRLFRLREDRAVINRMGFNNDGADAVLERLADRPRRGVLGINVGANKDAADRIADYLAGIRTFAPFADYLTVNISSPNTPGLRDLQAEGELASLLSAIAADRRAGDPPVFLKVAPDLADGDHERIVRAAIDNFIAALIVSNTTIARPPLASRHAGETGGLSGAPLRDAALGQLRRFRAVAGDALPLVGVGGIATAEDAWARIRAGAALVQLYSALVYEGPGLARRIVRKLDGLMRRDGFASIAEAVGSE; encoded by the coding sequence ATGCTCTACCGCCTGGCCGCACCGGCACTCTTCGCAATCGATCCCGAACGCGCCCACCGCATGACGATCGCGGCCTTGCGATTCGCACCCGCCCTGCCGCCCGCCGCGCCCGGCCCCTTGCGGACCGAAGTTGCCGGCATCGCCTTTCCCAACCCGGTCGGCCTCGCCGCGGGGTTCGACAAGAACGCCGAAGTGCCGGACGCGATGCTGGGGCTGGGCTTCGGTTTCGTGGAATGCGGGTCGATCACCCCCCGCCCTCAGGCCGGCAACCCGAAGCCCCGCCTGTTCCGCCTGCGCGAGGACCGGGCGGTCATCAACCGCATGGGGTTCAACAACGACGGCGCCGATGCGGTGCTCGAACGCCTCGCCGACCGTCCGCGCCGGGGAGTCCTGGGCATCAACGTCGGCGCGAACAAGGATGCGGCCGACCGCATCGCGGACTACCTTGCCGGCATCCGCACCTTCGCGCCCTTCGCCGACTACCTCACGGTCAACATCAGTTCCCCCAACACTCCGGGCCTGCGCGACCTCCAGGCCGAAGGCGAGCTTGCGTCCCTCCTCTCCGCCATCGCCGCCGACCGGCGCGCGGGCGACCCCCCGGTGTTCCTCAAGGTCGCCCCGGACCTTGCGGACGGCGACCACGAACGCATCGTGCGCGCCGCCATCGACAACTTCATCGCCGCGCTGATCGTCTCGAACACGACCATCGCGCGCCCGCCGCTCGCCTCCCGCCACGCGGGCGAGACGGGCGGCCTGTCGGGCGCGCCCCTGCGCGACGCGGCGCTCGGCCAGCTTCGCCGGTTCCGTGCCGTCGCCGGCGACGCGCTGCCGCTGGTCGGGGTAGGCGGCATCGCCACCGCCGAAGACGCCTGGGCCCGCATCCGCGCGGGCGCCGCTCTCGTCCAGCTCTACAGCGCGCTGGTCTACGAAGGGCCGGGCCTTGCCCGCCGCATCGTGCGCAAACTCGACGGGCTGATGCGCCGCGACGGGTTCGCCTCGATTGCCGAGGCGGTCGGGAGCGAGTAG
- a CDS encoding MerC domain-containing protein, which translates to MANSFITSIRGNLDRAGITLSALCVVHCLATIVLVSALGIGGSVFSNPIIHEAGLALAMIVAAAAIGLGALRHRRPLPFVTAMTGLSFMGGALAVPHGFEEAVLTIIGVGLVSAGHILNLRACRCSLSGADACSTDPHR; encoded by the coding sequence ATGGCCAACAGCTTCATCACCTCGATTCGGGGCAATCTCGACCGCGCCGGCATTACGCTGAGCGCGCTGTGCGTGGTGCACTGCCTCGCCACGATCGTGCTGGTGAGCGCGCTCGGCATCGGGGGCAGCGTGTTCTCCAATCCGATCATCCACGAAGCGGGCCTGGCGCTCGCGATGATCGTCGCAGCCGCCGCGATCGGCCTCGGCGCGCTGCGCCACCGCCGCCCGCTGCCGTTCGTCACCGCGATGACCGGCCTCAGCTTCATGGGCGGCGCGCTGGCCGTACCGCACGGGTTCGAGGAGGCGGTGCTGACGATCATCGGCGTCGGCCTGGTTTCGGCGGGCCATATCCTCAACTTGCGCGCCTGCCGCTGTTCGCTATCTGGTGCGGATGCCTGCAGCACTGACCCTCACCGTTAA
- the ggt gene encoding gamma-glutamyltransferase: MLRRFALAIAPLPLFAAACTTVPAATTPATPSTYVGAVSAADPRAQAAGEAILRQGGSATDAAIAVMLALTVVEPQSSGIGGGGFLVRGTADGSATTYDGREKAPAGAFPGWFLDTNGSLPPFRESVKSGLSVGVPGNVALAAKAHAEHGKLPWAALFQPAIALARDGFETNPRLTAALTDYSEVAGWTQAGRALFYDRNGDPMPSGTLVRNPELAGTLEAIAAAGPQAFYSGPRAEALAKTVAAATPRPRPMTASDLAGYDAKERAPVCGRYRGYRLCGMGPPTSGGVAILQILGMLEPFDLERMGPNDVETWHLLLEAQRLAYADRELYLADSDFVSVPVAGLIDPAYLKARSKLIGRTTTIASPQPGSPAGAQTALADGDEPEENGTSHFAVADAAGNMASYTSTIESPFGSGLTSGGFFLNNELTDFSRSPEIDGRPVANRVEPGKRPRSSMAPMVVWDPRGRPFMVVGAAGGATIPVTTVRAIIGAIDFGMNAEQALGLPFAMATGDRTLVETGTWLEGAIPQLAALGHTGLVAGPAPIKGNALVRRKDGTWQSARDPRIEKMLINP; this comes from the coding sequence ATGTTGCGCCGTTTCGCCCTTGCCATCGCCCCGCTGCCGCTCTTCGCGGCCGCCTGCACCACCGTTCCTGCCGCCACCACGCCGGCAACCCCGTCCACGTACGTGGGCGCGGTCAGTGCGGCCGACCCGCGCGCGCAGGCCGCGGGCGAGGCGATCCTGCGCCAGGGCGGCAGCGCCACCGACGCGGCGATCGCGGTCATGCTGGCGCTCACCGTGGTCGAGCCGCAGAGCTCGGGCATCGGCGGCGGCGGTTTCCTCGTGCGCGGAACGGCGGACGGCAGCGCCACCACCTACGACGGCCGCGAGAAGGCCCCGGCGGGCGCCTTCCCCGGCTGGTTCCTCGATACGAACGGCTCTCTTCCCCCGTTTCGCGAATCGGTGAAGAGCGGGCTTAGCGTGGGCGTGCCCGGCAACGTCGCACTCGCCGCCAAGGCCCATGCCGAGCACGGCAAGCTGCCGTGGGCCGCATTGTTCCAGCCCGCCATCGCGCTCGCCCGCGACGGGTTCGAGACGAATCCCCGCCTCACGGCCGCGCTGACCGACTATTCGGAAGTCGCCGGCTGGACACAGGCCGGCCGCGCCTTGTTCTACGACCGCAACGGCGACCCGATGCCGAGCGGCACGCTGGTGCGGAATCCGGAGCTCGCCGGAACGCTGGAGGCGATCGCCGCGGCCGGCCCACAGGCGTTCTACAGCGGCCCGCGTGCCGAGGCGCTGGCGAAGACCGTCGCCGCCGCAACCCCGCGCCCCAGGCCGATGACCGCGTCCGACCTTGCCGGCTACGACGCGAAGGAGCGCGCACCGGTCTGCGGCCGGTATCGCGGGTATCGCCTGTGCGGCATGGGCCCGCCGACATCGGGCGGCGTGGCGATCCTCCAGATCCTCGGAATGCTCGAACCGTTCGACCTCGAGCGGATGGGGCCGAACGACGTCGAGACATGGCACCTGTTGCTCGAGGCGCAGCGCCTCGCCTACGCCGACCGCGAGCTCTATCTCGCCGACAGCGATTTCGTCTCGGTCCCGGTCGCGGGGCTGATCGATCCGGCTTATCTCAAGGCGCGATCGAAGCTGATCGGCCGCACCACGACGATCGCCAGCCCGCAGCCGGGCAGCCCGGCTGGCGCGCAGACGGCACTGGCGGACGGCGACGAGCCGGAGGAGAACGGCACCTCGCATTTCGCGGTTGCCGACGCGGCGGGCAACATGGCGAGTTACACTTCCACCATCGAAAGCCCGTTCGGATCGGGCCTGACGAGCGGCGGTTTCTTCCTCAACAACGAACTCACCGACTTCAGCCGCTCGCCCGAGATCGACGGCCGCCCGGTCGCCAACCGGGTGGAGCCGGGCAAGCGCCCGCGCAGTTCGATGGCGCCGATGGTGGTGTGGGACCCCAGGGGCCGCCCGTTCATGGTGGTGGGCGCGGCAGGCGGGGCGACGATCCCGGTCACCACAGTGCGCGCGATCATCGGGGCGATCGATTTCGGCATGAATGCCGAGCAGGCGCTGGGCCTGCCCTTCGCGATGGCGACGGGGGACCGCACGCTGGTGGAAACCGGTACCTGGCTGGAAGGGGCGATCCCGCAGCTCGCCGCGCTCGGGCACACCGGCCTCGTCGCCGGGCCTGCCCCGATCAAGGGCAACGCGCTCGTCCGCCGCAAGGACGGTACCTGGCAATCGGCGCGCGATCCGCGGATCGAGAAGATGCTGATCAATCCCTGA
- a CDS encoding calcium:proton antiporter has protein sequence MNQPAPPAATPATLFGLSPWAVAAPVLAIGALLFGKPETLLPALIAGILLAGAIMAAVYHAEVLAHYLGEPFGTLTLALAVTVIEVSLIVSIMLGGGDGVQSLARDTLMAALMITINGIVGLCLLAGGRRHHEQSYTQSGVSAGLAMLATLSVLVLILPNYTVTAPGAFYSAKQLVFVAAVSLVVYATFVLAQTIRHRDHFLHHIEEADDHAHEAPVPRAKAVAAAGVLLVALVAVVLLAKSLSPMIEAGVAAAGAPRALVGIIIAALVLAPEGFAAYRAAKANRVQTSLNLAIGSALAAIGLTIPAVAAVALLLGLDLELGLSPKGVVLLALTLLVASLTLGRGRTTIVQGVIHLVLFATYLFTTIVP, from the coding sequence ATGAACCAGCCCGCGCCCCCGGCCGCCACCCCCGCCACCCTGTTCGGCCTCAGCCCCTGGGCGGTCGCCGCGCCGGTGCTGGCGATCGGCGCGCTTCTCTTCGGCAAGCCTGAAACGCTCCTTCCCGCGCTGATCGCGGGCATCCTGCTGGCCGGAGCGATCATGGCCGCGGTCTATCACGCCGAAGTGCTGGCGCACTATCTGGGCGAACCGTTCGGCACGCTCACGCTGGCGCTCGCCGTCACCGTGATCGAGGTGTCGCTGATCGTTTCGATCATGCTGGGCGGCGGCGACGGGGTGCAGTCGCTGGCGCGCGACACGCTGATGGCGGCCCTGATGATCACGATCAACGGAATCGTCGGCCTCTGCCTGCTGGCGGGCGGGCGCCGCCATCACGAACAGAGCTATACCCAGTCGGGGGTCAGCGCGGGCCTGGCGATGCTGGCGACCCTGTCGGTCCTCGTCCTGATATTGCCGAACTACACCGTCACCGCGCCGGGCGCGTTCTACAGCGCCAAGCAGTTGGTGTTCGTGGCCGCGGTATCGCTGGTCGTCTATGCCACGTTCGTGCTGGCGCAGACGATCCGGCACCGCGACCACTTCCTCCACCACATCGAGGAGGCTGACGACCACGCGCACGAAGCGCCGGTGCCGCGCGCGAAGGCGGTGGCGGCGGCCGGCGTGCTGCTGGTGGCGCTGGTCGCGGTGGTCCTGCTGGCCAAATCCCTGTCGCCCATGATCGAGGCGGGCGTGGCCGCGGCGGGCGCCCCGCGCGCGCTTGTCGGCATCATCATCGCCGCCCTCGTGCTCGCACCCGAAGGATTCGCCGCCTACCGCGCCGCCAAGGCCAACCGGGTCCAGACGAGCCTCAACCTCGCCATCGGTTCGGCGCTGGCGGCCATCGGCCTGACCATCCCGGCGGTCGCCGCGGTGGCGCTGCTGCTCGGGCTCGACCTCGAGCTGGGGCTGTCGCCCAAGGGAGTGGTGCTGCTCGCGCTGACCTTGCTGGTCGCCTCGCTCACGCTGGGTCGGGGGCGCACGACGATCGTCCAGGGGGTGATCCACCTCGTTCTTTTCGCCACCTATCTTTTCACCACCATCGTGCCGTGA